A part of Paenibacillus donghaensis genomic DNA contains:
- a CDS encoding discoidin domain-containing protein: MVTYTIQLEGCYSGNCIRLNELELYNKIGKINYTIIDAFDSRVGAVPYYWNQGTTFGKAGLNDGNKTYAAATAMVLLYSSSAPTVTPSDGNFVRISVTCTEAPTIVILNFTGRNSTVGGVAKYVTLFQDGVLSTKDSGTVILSKKIIANEFTEQTFVSHSNKFLISSGDEYFHCTSYSESNDVIPAMTSNNSPYGMAISSGEYAGYLAWNAFDKSPITPDATNSWVSETLSEGWIGYDFLIPIVIDKYTITGRSDAYYNVCPKNWTFEGSNDGTTWMVLDKQENITNWNVEQIKVFAFSNTKKFKMYRLKGESNNRAERLLVKELKLGRPNQGDKLINIGGDITEDTFLGNGMNNNDFIDLNSFFYEKSFLLFSFAQIGSGKVFRKTIDTSKIPIKKATIT; encoded by the coding sequence ATGGTAACTTATACGATTCAACTCGAAGGCTGCTATAGTGGGAATTGCATAAGGCTGAATGAGTTAGAGCTTTATAATAAGATTGGTAAAATTAATTACACTATTATTGATGCCTTTGATTCTAGAGTTGGCGCTGTACCTTATTATTGGAATCAAGGTACGACCTTCGGGAAAGCAGGATTGAACGATGGAAATAAGACATATGCTGCTGCAACTGCAATGGTTCTTTTATATAGTTCTAGCGCTCCAACTGTCACTCCATCAGATGGGAATTTTGTTAGAATTAGTGTAACGTGTACAGAAGCTCCTACTATTGTTATTTTGAATTTCACTGGCAGAAATTCTACAGTTGGTGGTGTTGCGAAGTATGTAACGCTGTTTCAAGATGGAGTTCTATCCACAAAAGATAGCGGTACTGTAATTTTATCAAAAAAAATAATAGCAAATGAGTTTACTGAACAGACATTTGTTTCACATTCTAATAAATTCTTGATTTCATCAGGTGATGAGTATTTTCATTGTACTTCTTATTCAGAGTCTAATGATGTTATACCTGCAATGACTAGCAACAATTCACCTTATGGTATGGCTATTTCTAGTGGTGAATATGCCGGATATTTAGCCTGGAATGCATTTGACAAGTCTCCAATAACGCCAGATGCCACGAATTCATGGGTATCTGAAACCTTATCTGAGGGCTGGATTGGTTATGATTTTTTGATTCCAATTGTAATCGATAAATATACTATCACAGGTAGATCAGATGCGTATTACAACGTTTGTCCGAAAAATTGGACATTTGAAGGTTCAAATGATGGGACAACTTGGATGGTATTGGATAAACAAGAAAACATAACAAACTGGAATGTTGAACAGATTAAAGTTTTCGCATTCAGTAATACAAAAAAATTTAAAATGTACAGACTAAAAGGAGAAAGTAATAATAGGGCAGAAAGATTGTTGGTCAAAGAACTGAAATTGGGACGACCAAATCAAGGTGATAAATTAATAAATATAGGAGGCGATATTACTGAAGATACTTTTTTGGGGAATGGTATGAATAATAACGACTTCATTGATCTTAATTCATTTTTTTATGA